In Lycium ferocissimum isolate CSIRO_LF1 chromosome 11, AGI_CSIRO_Lferr_CH_V1, whole genome shotgun sequence, a single genomic region encodes these proteins:
- the LOC132038194 gene encoding uncharacterized protein LOC132038194 gives MVYVGDDDDDEWACVAPKNLVADKEKLFSSSSSSSSSLSPPSSSSSSSTMINYREVKIRITKKELEKILAGKIDNMEKVTMEQLLSGFLNSSNNSFDSFENIQRQRSWRPRLQSIPEAN, from the coding sequence ATGGTATATGTaggagatgatgatgatgatgagtggGCATGTGTAGCACCAAAAAATTTAGTCGCAGATAAAGAAAAGTTATTTTCGTCTTCCTCCTCCTCGTCATCGTCATTATcacctccttcttcttcttcttcttcttcgacGATGATTAATTATAGAGAAGTGAAAATAAGAATAACAAAGAAGGAATTGGAGAAAATTCTAGCTGGGAAAATTGACAACATGGAGAAAGTGACAATGGAGCAATTATTGTCAGGATTTTTAAACTCAAGCAACAATAGTTTTGATTCGTTTGAGAATATTCAACGACAACGATCTTGGAGGCCTCGTCTTCAAAGCATTCCTGAGGCAAATTAA
- the LOC132036165 gene encoding calcium-dependent protein kinase 21-like, producing MGGCFSKKYTQEGANVYGRRSVNQEYQKSPQPQPERPCQPPPQPKPQPQPQQQARPVTVQPQDQMQGTNLNNILGKPFDDIRRIYTLGKELGRGQFGVTYYCTENSTGNPYACKSILKRKLVSKNDREDMKREIQIMQHLSGQPNIVEFKGAYEDRQSVHLVMELCAGGELFDRIIARGYYSEKDAAEIIRQIVNVVNICHFMGVMHRDLKPENFLLTSKVENAMLKATDFGLSVFIEEGKVYRDIVGSAYYVAPEVLRRSYGKEVDVWSAGVILYILLSGVPPFWAETEKGIFNAILKGEIDFQSDPWPSISNSAKDLIRKMLTQEPKKRITSAQVLEHPWLRLGEASDKPIDSAVLSRMKQFRAMNKLKKLALKVIAENLSEEEIKGLKAMFDNIDTDNSGTITYEELKSGLARLGSKLTETEVKQLMEAADVDGNGTIDYIEFITATMHRHRLERDEHLFKAFQHFDKDHSGFITRDELENAMKEYGMGDEATIKEIITEVDTDNDGRINYEEFCAMMRSGTTQPQQRLF from the exons ATGGGTGGTTGTTTTAGCAAGAAATATACCCAAGAAGGTGCTAATGTGTATGGAAGAAGAAGTGTTAATCAAGAATATCAAAAATCACCACAACCCCAGCCAGAAAGACCATGTCAGCCACCGCCACAGCCAAAGCCGCAACCTCAGCCCCAGCAACAGGCACGCCCTGTTACCGTGCAGCCCCAAGACCAAATGCAAGGAACCAATTTGAATAACATATTAGGAAAGCCTTTCGACGATATTAGAAGGATCTACACACTTGGGAAAGAGTTGGGTAGGGGTCAGTTTGGAGTAACTTACTATTGTACCGAGAATTCAACTGGGAATCCTTATGCTTGTAAGTCCATACTTAAGAGGAAACTTGTTAGTAAGAATGATAGGGAGGATATGAAGAGGGAAATTCAAATTATGCAGCATTTGAGCGGGCAGCCAAACATTGTggaattcaagggtgcttatgAAGATAGGCAATCGGTCCACCTCGTGATGGAACTTTGTGCTGGAGGAGAGTTGTTTGACAGGATTATAGCTCGGGGATATTATTCGGAGAAGGATGCTGCTGAGATTATTAGACAGATTGTAAATGTTGTTAACATTTGCCATTTTATGGGTGTTATGCATAGGGATCTTAAGCCTGAGAATTTCTTGCTGACTAGTAAGGTTGAAAATGCTATGCTTAAGGCAACTGATTTTGGACTTTCTGTCTTCATTGAAGAAG GGAAGGTGTACCGTGATATAGTTGGTAGTGCATATTATGTTGCTCCTGAAGTATTGCGGCGTAGTTATGGGAAGGAAGTAGATGTCTGGAGTGCAGGTGTTATTTTGTATATTCTACTCAGTGGTGTGCCTCCATTTTGGGCTG AAACTGAAAAGGGAATATTTAATGCCATCCTAAAAGGAGAAATCGACTTTCAAAGTGATCCATGGCCATCTATATCAAATAGTGCCAAGGACCTTATTCGAAAAATGCTAACTCAGGAGCCAAAGAAGAGAATTACTTCGGCGCAAGTTCTTG AACATCCATGGCTTCGACTTGGAGAAGCATCAGACAAGCCAATAGACAGTGCAGTACTGTCCAGAATGAAGCAGTTCAGAGCAATGAACAAGCTGAAAAAACTTGCATTGAAG GTCATTGCGGAAAATTTATCTGAAGAAGAAATCAAGGGTCTGAAAGCTATGTTTGACAACATCGATACAGACAATAGTGGTACAATCACTTATGAAGAATTGAAGTCGGGATTGGCTCGACTTGGATCAAAGCTAACTGAGACTGAAGTCAAGCAACTCATGGAAGCT GCTGATGTGGATGGAAATGGAACAATCGACTACATTGAGTTTATTACCGCAACAATGCATAGACATCGGCTTGAAAGGGATGAACATCTCTTTAAAGCTTTTCAGCATTTTGACAAGGACCATAGCGG CTTCATCACGAGAGATGAATTGGAAAACGCTATGAAGGAATATGGTATGGGTGATGAGGCCACAATCAAGGAAATAATCACAGAGGTGGACACTGACAAT GATGGTAGGATCAATTATGAGGAGTTCTGTGCTATGATGAGAAGTGGAACCACACAACCGCAACAAAGGCTTTTCTAG
- the LOC132036166 gene encoding uncharacterized protein LOC132036166, giving the protein MSKNSTVNASACCIVEQEVKEDKTLNVNIAEISAELQREKQKNSELMERISALESQIQEQQKDFKFSNANTSSQSIGEGHFRKLKRQKVAQCIDNNEDRTQNMDFEVKDHTEILLMEDVHTERCLVNWMSMDDTKFLNFERTKDSDSAEDNDPDSSEDEDDQESDDNGTYTDIMHIENVKNLKIEKEIEDITEAKSSPTDMDVSKNARGLRNCNNEEFNMLKTYETLSEARSIDHGIRRQGTALSHKKSLKMAFCPKEVRKLLGSKELSLENAQSHTMRKILVFAPLGIRHGSEDMYELDFNQFSILHKGEPYIDAKNPGVCY; this is encoded by the exons ATGTCGAAAAACAGCACGGTCAATGCTTCTGCATGTTGCATTGTTGAgcaagaagtgaaagaagataaAACTCTGAATGTCAATATCGCTGAGATTTCTGCTGAATTGCAAAGGGAGAAACAGAAAAATTCAGAGCTCATGGAGAGAATATCAGCTCTTGAGTCTCAAATACAAGAACAACAAAAAGACTTCAAGTTCTCAAATGCAAAT ACTAGTTCTCAAAGTATAGGGGAAGGGCATTTCAGAAAGCTCAAGAGACAAAAAGTAGCACAATGTATAGACAATAACGAGGACAGAACACAAAACATGGACTTCGAGGTGAAGGATCACACAGAAATCCTCCTAATGGAAGACGTTCATACAGAACGCTGCCTAGTGAATTGGATGAGCATGGATGATACTAAGTTTCTGAATTTCGAAAGAACCAAAGACAGTGATTCAGCTGAAGACAATGATCCTGATAGCAGCGAAGACGAAGATGACCAAGAATCTGATGACAATGGCACTTATACTGACATTATGCATATAGAAAACGTCAAGaacttgaaaattgaaaagGAGATCGAAGATATTACTGAAGCAAAGAGTTCACCAACTGATATGGACGTTTCCAAGAATGCAAGGGGACTCAGGAACTGTAATAATGAAGAATTTAATATGCTCAAAACCTACGAGACACTTTCAGAAGCGCGTTCGATTGATCATGGAATAAGAAGACAGGGAACTGCATTGTCACATAAAAAGTCCCTAAAGATGGCTTTTTGTCCAAAGGAAGTAAGGAAACTGCTAGGATCAAAAGAGCTTTCCCTGGAAAATGCTCAATCTCATACTATGAGAAAAATCTTAGTTTTTGCGCCTCTGGGTATAAGGCATGGGAGTGAGGACATGTATGAATTAGACTTCAACCAGTTCAGCATTTTGCACAAGGGAGAACCATATATTGATGCAAAAAATCCAGGGGTATGCTACTAA